A genomic segment from Glycine max cultivar Williams 82 chromosome 1, Glycine_max_v4.0, whole genome shotgun sequence encodes:
- the LOC100781623 gene encoding digalactosyldiacylglycerol synthase 1, chloroplastic-like produces MKHINNWVTRAYCNKVVRLSAATQDLPKSIICNVHGVNPKLLKIGENIVAVRELGQKPFTKGAYFLGKMVWAKGYEELIDLSAKHKADLDGFKLDVFQNGEDANEIQSAARRLDLNLNFQKIRDHADDSLHGYKVFINPSISDMLCTTTAEQGK; encoded by the exons ATGAAACACATAAACAACTGGGTTACAAGAGCATACTGCAACAAG GTTGTTCGTCTCTCAGCTGCTACTCAGGATTTACCAAAGTCTATAATTTGCAATGTTCATGGTGTGAATCCCAAATTGttgaaaattggagaaaatatTGTTGCAGTTAGGGAGCTGGGGCAAAAACCCTTTACAAAAGGGGCATATTTCTTGGGAAAGATGGTGTGGGCAAAGGGATATGAGGAGTTGATAGATTTATCAGCAAAGCATAAGGCTGACCTTGATGGTTTCAAGTTAGATGTATTTCAAAATGGAGAAGATGCTAATGAAATTCAGAGTGCAGCCAGAAGGTTGGATTTGAATCTCAACTTTCAGAAAATAAGAGATCATGCAGATGATTCTCTTCATGG GTACAAAGTCTTTATAAATCCTAGCATTAGTGATATGTTATGCACAACTACAGCTGAACAAGGAAAATAA